The Vibrio tarriae genome includes a window with the following:
- a CDS encoding prepilin-type N-terminal cleavage/methylation domain-containing protein, whose translation MPAKPVIAARGFTLIEMIIVIVVLGVALVGVTTSLYPRSQQSAEQVLSVKAAELGRAVLDEVLGRAFDQHSGPNGGLPECVLIVTTGRTLCTEPSLLGKESEASNTEFNDVDDYITSSPIPITDVLGTDISSEYQRFTVSIQVFYVSDSSGQFSAMPATERTHYKRVALVLYDPQGNAYPFAAIKGNY comes from the coding sequence ATGCCTGCTAAGCCTGTGATTGCTGCACGTGGTTTTACTTTGATTGAAATGATCATCGTGATTGTGGTGTTGGGCGTGGCCTTGGTTGGCGTAACAACTTCCTTATACCCGCGCTCTCAACAGAGTGCAGAGCAAGTGTTATCGGTGAAAGCTGCAGAATTGGGGAGGGCAGTACTGGATGAAGTTTTGGGGCGTGCTTTTGATCAGCACTCTGGCCCCAATGGTGGCTTACCTGAGTGTGTGCTTATTGTTACCACGGGACGTACGCTTTGCACTGAACCTTCGTTACTGGGGAAAGAGAGCGAGGCCAGTAACACCGAGTTCAACGATGTGGATGACTACATCACATCAAGCCCAATCCCCATCACCGATGTGCTGGGTACGGATATTTCCAGTGAATACCAACGCTTTACCGTATCGATACAAGTGTTTTATGTATCAGATAGTAGCGGTCAATTTTCGGCAATGCCTGCCACAGAGCGAACCCACTACAAACGTGTTGCATTAGTGCTTTACGATCCGCAAGGCAATGCGTATCCGTTTGCTGCGATTAAGGGGAACTACTGA
- a CDS encoding type II secretion system protein yields the protein MRQSRMEFPQGKTQGFTLIELVVVIILLGILSAYAASRFLGPSSFAVVTTQSEILASLRLTQSRAMQRTGYCNRWLLTSAAAVQVSPQAMQGSCLSVFPSNPSDPSLVDAVANDVALSLAGSGGVSFLDFDSLGRATQCISAGCTVSISSSTHNEIRQVCINSEGYIYAC from the coding sequence ATGCGGCAAAGCAGGATGGAATTCCCTCAGGGTAAGACACAAGGTTTTACCCTTATTGAACTGGTAGTGGTGATTATCCTACTAGGGATACTCTCTGCTTATGCGGCAAGCCGATTTCTGGGGCCTTCTTCTTTTGCAGTGGTGACCACGCAGAGTGAAATATTAGCCTCACTGCGTTTAACCCAAAGCCGCGCGATGCAGCGTACGGGGTATTGTAATCGTTGGTTGCTCACCAGCGCTGCGGCAGTGCAAGTCTCCCCGCAAGCCATGCAAGGCAGTTGTCTTAGCGTTTTTCCCAGTAACCCTAGCGACCCTTCGCTGGTGGATGCGGTCGCCAATGATGTGGCGCTTTCTTTGGCGGGTTCGGGGGGCGTCTCCTTTCTTGATTTCGATAGTTTAGGCCGCGCCACGCAATGTATCAGTGCCGGGTGCACAGTAAGCATCAGCAGTTCCACGCACAATGAGATTCGCCAAGTCTGCATCAATAGCGAAGGGTATATCTATGCCTGCTAA
- a CDS encoding MSHA biogenesis protein MshP, producing MLWSTTRRKQQGNALILVVFIIVAVGFVALVANRNQARSSQQLVSMVLGTRAEMAARSALNIELSRFYQTTTEGSCHTSSSQNIDFMGEGLGQCEALVTCQSLGALDNGQEVYQLSAIGRCQIGDWSLQRIIEVGVRSEN from the coding sequence ATGCTCTGGTCTACAACACGCCGTAAGCAGCAGGGCAATGCCTTGATTCTAGTGGTTTTTATTATCGTGGCGGTTGGGTTTGTCGCGCTGGTGGCCAATCGTAATCAAGCGCGTAGTAGCCAACAACTGGTGTCTATGGTGCTCGGTACTCGTGCGGAAATGGCCGCCCGTTCAGCGCTTAATATTGAACTGAGCCGTTTTTATCAAACCACCACAGAGGGAAGTTGCCATACGAGTTCCTCACAGAATATCGATTTTATGGGGGAAGGATTGGGGCAGTGTGAGGCTTTGGTAACCTGTCAATCTCTGGGGGCGTTAGATAATGGGCAAGAAGTATATCAACTCAGCGCGATAGGGCGTTGTCAGATTGGAGATTGGTCGTTACAGAGAATCATAGAAGTAGGAGTAAGAAGTGAGAACTAA
- a CDS encoding prepilin-type N-terminal cleavage/methylation domain-containing protein, with the protein MKRQGGFTLIELVVVIVILGILAVTAAPRFLNLQNDARQASLQGLKGAIDGAAGIVYGKSAVSGKDTKPTESVDGISIVYGYPAATSAGIGAAVTGLSNDWTGLSDAATTPPSFVITFKDTTLDTAAKIIATNCYVKYEQATSSAAGSESKTSTESSGC; encoded by the coding sequence ATGAAAAGACAAGGTGGTTTCACCCTAATCGAACTGGTCGTGGTGATTGTAATTCTCGGCATCTTGGCCGTCACAGCCGCGCCACGTTTCTTGAATTTGCAAAATGATGCGCGTCAAGCTTCTTTGCAAGGTCTTAAAGGCGCAATTGATGGTGCGGCGGGGATTGTTTACGGAAAATCTGCAGTTAGTGGAAAAGACACTAAACCTACAGAAAGCGTTGATGGCATATCTATCGTATATGGTTACCCAGCTGCTACATCTGCAGGCATTGGTGCGGCAGTAACTGGTCTATCTAATGATTGGACTGGATTATCTGATGCCGCAACTACACCACCATCATTTGTTATTACATTTAAAGATACGACTTTGGATACTGCGGCTAAAATTATTGCTACTAACTGCTATGTTAAGTATGAGCAAGCAACTAGCTCTGCGGCTGGTAGTGAGTCAAAAACTAGCACTGAGTCTTCAGGTTGTTAA
- a CDS encoding PilW family protein: protein MSRGFTLIEMVITIILLGIVGLFLGNIAGQAMGIYVDTTAREALIQQGRFLTERMSRELREAVPNSVMVANGCIEFLPIVNSAIYQSLPTNTVNTLRLLPITKSIQAGERLVISPNDPVALRAALLPAAGQIAEVASTVDFTPPQDRTMVNVPLVQGTLFTLQSPANRAYFYTTPVAYCYQGNSIYRYAGYSLNRTALSPTYLGNGVLMAQNLSGVNFSVLAPQLQRNGLVKIELTFADKGEQVRFDHDALVYNTP from the coding sequence ATGAGCCGTGGCTTCACCCTAATCGAAATGGTGATCACTATTATCTTGCTTGGCATTGTTGGCTTATTTCTGGGCAATATTGCTGGGCAAGCGATGGGGATTTATGTCGATACCACAGCGCGTGAAGCCTTAATCCAGCAAGGACGTTTTTTAACGGAACGTATGAGCCGTGAACTGCGTGAAGCTGTACCCAATAGCGTAATGGTGGCCAATGGTTGTATTGAGTTTCTGCCGATTGTAAACAGCGCGATTTATCAGTCATTACCGACGAATACCGTGAACACTCTGCGCCTCTTGCCCATCACTAAGTCGATCCAAGCGGGAGAGCGCTTAGTGATTTCTCCCAATGATCCTGTGGCATTACGCGCCGCTCTCTTGCCTGCAGCAGGGCAAATTGCCGAAGTCGCCAGTACCGTTGATTTTACCCCACCACAAGATCGCACTATGGTGAATGTCCCCTTAGTGCAGGGCACTTTGTTTACCCTACAGTCGCCCGCGAATCGCGCCTATTTTTATACTACCCCCGTGGCATATTGTTACCAAGGTAACAGCATCTACCGCTATGCAGGCTATAGTTTGAATAGAACGGCCTTGTCGCCTACCTATTTAGGGAATGGGGTATTAATGGCGCAGAACCTGAGTGGCGTCAATTTCAGTGTGTTAGCCCCACAGTTGCAGCGCAATGGATTAGTCAAAATTGAGCTGACTTTTGCTGATAAAGGTGAGCAAGTAAGGTTTGATCATGATGCTCTGGTCTACAACACGCCGTAA
- a CDS encoding prepilin-type N-terminal cleavage/methylation domain-containing protein produces MKKMQQGFSLVELVIVIVVVGLLAVAALPRFLDVTDEAKKASIEGVAGGFATGVLSARAQWEAQARPTLTGNKYPSINYDGVNFWLTTSATSGYRDGYPLGLNTDDTTYPSGISDQACIDLMNNLLQNPPQVGTETEAASNSNYKYSAKADTGAATCTYTQNEKGSQHEFVYEVKTGRVTVTLQ; encoded by the coding sequence ATGAAGAAAATGCAGCAAGGCTTTTCATTGGTTGAGCTAGTGATCGTGATTGTGGTGGTTGGGTTACTGGCTGTCGCAGCTTTGCCCCGTTTTCTTGATGTGACTGATGAAGCGAAAAAAGCCAGTATTGAAGGAGTAGCTGGGGGTTTTGCCACCGGCGTCCTCTCTGCTCGGGCGCAATGGGAAGCGCAAGCTCGCCCCACCTTGACCGGCAATAAGTATCCCTCCATTAATTATGATGGAGTCAATTTTTGGTTAACCACCTCCGCAACCAGCGGCTATCGTGATGGTTATCCTTTGGGCTTGAATACCGATGATACGACTTATCCTTCAGGTATCTCAGATCAGGCTTGCATTGATTTAATGAATAATCTGCTGCAAAACCCGCCACAAGTGGGGACGGAAACTGAAGCGGCGAGTAATTCCAATTATAAATATTCGGCTAAAGCGGATACTGGTGCTGCTACATGCACCTATACGCAAAATGAAAAAGGTAGCCAACACGAATTTGTTTATGAAGTTAAAACTGGTCGCGTGACCGTAACCTTGCAGTAA